The following are encoded together in the Zingiber officinale cultivar Zhangliang chromosome 8A, Zo_v1.1, whole genome shotgun sequence genome:
- the LOC122009337 gene encoding uncharacterized protein LOC122009337: MVINWRRRSNMQTFLSCTTPRVPVCPLPKTNSQPILQRKVEYFNLGDLWDQYREWSAYGIGVPIILDNRDSVVQYYVPYLSAIQIYTSKSHSLTRCMLEDSEKESFSDDNESEKLSRSSDVSDDSLFDQDVSWSARHLLGQLYLQYIEYGSPYGRIPLFDKVNELAQNYPCLTSFKSVDISPASWISVAWYPIYHIPSCRNVKELSTCFLTYHTISASFQENNYVPEEVANDSCSTNAGDVMEKKSSHNRVSLSPFGLATYKLQGGLWVNPETPDSDMMSSLYSAAYSWLKQLGVEHHDFDFFTTH, from the exons ATGGTGATTAACTGGCGTAGGCGCTCCAATATGCAAACTTTCCTCAGTTGCACGACGCCGAGGGTTCCCGTTTGCCCCCTCCCAAAG ACAAATTCTCAGCCAATCTTACAACGCAAGGTTGAGTATTTTAATCTTGGAGATCTTTGGGATCAGTATAGAGAGTGGAGTGCATACGGGATTGGAGTCCCAATCATTCTTGATAATCGTGATAGTGTAGTTCAATATTACGTTCCGTACCTCTCTGCGATCCAAATTTACACTAGCAAATCCCATTCTCTCACGAG GTGTATGTTGGAAGATAGTGAAAAGGAGTCATTCAGTGACGACAATGAGAGTGAGAAATTGTCTCGATCATCGGATGTTTCAGATGATTCTCTGTTTGACCAGGACGTTTCTTGGTCAGCGAGACATCTTTTAGGGCAATTGTACTTGCAGTATATAGAATATGGTTCTCCTTATGGAAGGATACCTCTCTTTGATAAG GTAAATGAACTAGCACAAAACTATCCTTGTTTGACATCGTTCAAGAGTGTGGACATCTCACCAGCTAGCTGGATTTCGGTTGCCTG GTATCCAATTTACCACATTCCATCTTGCAGAAATGTGAAAGAATTGTCTACTTGCTTTCTAACTTATCATACAATCTCCGCATCCTTCCAAG AAAACAACTATGTGCCAGAGGAAGTTGCCAATGACTCATGTTCCACAAACGCAGGTGACGTGATGGAGAAAAAGAGCAGCCACAACCGTGTTTCACTTTCTCCCTTTGGTCTCGCCACATACAAACTGCAGGGCGGCCTGTGGGTAAACCCTGAAACGCCAGACAGTGACATGATGAGCTCCCTCTACAGTGCAGCATACTCTTGGCTGAAGCAGTTAGGAGTCGAACACCATGACTTCGACTTCTTCACTACTCACTAA
- the LOC122009338 gene encoding remorin-like: MGEEAEQIAVVKVEDSSSFSKEKSSRKSTERDSALAQVENEKKLSFIRAWEEGEKSKADNKAQKKKKAIAVWENSKKAGLEADLKKVEEGYEKKKAEYAEKVRNKIAMVHKTADEKRAMVDAKLGEEVLKAEEAAAKFRATGQTPKKSTFSCFGA; this comes from the exons ATGGGAGAGGAAGCTGAGCAAATAGCAGTAGTCAAGGTGGAGGATTCCA gttccttttccaaaGAGAAGAGCTCAAGAAAGTCAACTGAAAGAG ATTCTGCTCTGGCACAGGTTGAGAATGAAAAGAAGTTATCGTTTATCAGGGCatgggaagaaggagaaaaatcaaAAGCAGATAACAA agctcagaagaagaagaaggctatcGCGGTGTGGGAGAACTCCAAGAAGGCAGGTCTAGAAGCTGACCTGAAGAAGGTTGAG GAAGGTTATGAGAAAAAAAAGGCCGAGTATGCGGAGAAAGTCAGAAACAAGATAGCAATGGTACACAAAACAGCTGATGAGAAGCGAGCAATGGTGGATGCGAAGCTCGGGGAGGAGGTCCTGAAAGCCGAAGAAGCCGCTGCTAAGTTTCGTGCGACAGGACAAACTCCAAAGAAGAGTACTTTCAGCTGCTTTGGTGCATGA